The region CCGCGACGCTGGTAACAGCGGCGGCAGGGCAAACCCCACACGGAGCAAGGTCAAATAGAAAAGCGCTTCCCGCAAGGGATGAAGGGCGGCCCGTCCGATGCTTTTGGGTAGACTGCTGGACCCCGGGGGTGATCCCGGGGCAAGATGAATGATTGCCATCCCCGGGTTCATAGCCCGGGGAAACAGGATTCGGCTTATGGCCGGCTCCGGCGCGCTTCCCCCGAATCCCCGTTCCGGGGCTCTTCGGGGAAGGCGCGGCTGTCCAATTTCCCCCGCACCTTCCCCAGTTTGACCCTCGCCTCGAACTGGACCGGGATCCTGTCCCCGTCCTCCGTCAGCCAGACGTTGAATTCCCCCCCGTCCTTGAACAGCCCCCCCATCATCGCCTCGGTGTCCACCTTCCATGCCTTGAAGCGGCCGGCCGGTGTTTCGATCGACTCCAGTTTCCGGGCCTGCACCCGCACCTCCTTGATCCGGTCGTTATGTCCGATCACGAAAGTCCGGGAGGAGGCGGAGGAGAGCGGGGAGGCGCGAAACGCGTAAAGCGCGGAAAAGGGATCGTGAACGCACGCGGGGATTCCCTCCTTTATTTCATCCTTTTTGACTTCCGGCGGGTCGACCGCCTCGTCCGTCTCCCGGAACCGGAGCCGGCCCGAGTCGCGCAGGTAGTCGAGCTCGAGGCTCCGCAGGCGCTTTCCCTCGCGGGTGCGGCTGCGGGAGCCCAGCGCGCACAGCCGCTCCGGTTCGGAATAGAACCGGAAGGAGTCCTCGACCTCCATCCCGGCCAGCCGGGCCAGCGTGCCGCTCGAGCGCGCATCGAGCCGGACCTGGAGCGCCTCCTGCCCCAGAAACGTCTCCCCCCGGCGGAGCTCCAGCACCATCTCCCCCGCCGTCATGGAGGGGAGAAAGAAAAGGTACCAGGGGGGGTCCCATTTGACGGTGTACACGAGCCGTTCGCCGACGGGAAAGGGGGCGGGCGGGGCGGGGGGCGCCCCGGACACCGGCCAGGCCAGGAGGGCGACGAGCAGGATCGCCGCCGCCGAAAACCGCGTCCTGAGACTAGGGGACAAGGGTCGATCCTCCTTTCTCCGCCCGGAGGCATCCCGCCACGGCCGCGAACACCTCCTCGACGGCGATGTCCATGCATTCGGCCCCGGACCGGCATTTTCGCGCGTAGCAGGGGCTGCAGGCGAGGGCGCGCGTCACTCCCTCGGCGCGTGTCCCGTGCCAGGGCCCGTTCCTCGCGGGGGACGTGGGGCCGAAAATGCCGACCACCGGGACCGCGAGGGCGCAGGCGAGATGAAACGGCCCGGTATCGCCGCTCACCATGAGACGCGCCTTTCGGAGCAGGGGGATCATCTCGATGAAAGAAAGGGGGAGGTGGTGCGCCGACGGGTGGACGGCCGCGATCGCCCGGTAGAGCCCCTCCTCCCCCGGGCCCGTCGTCACGGCCGTCTCCAGCCCCAGCTCGCTCTGGATGCGCGCGGCCAGCAGGCCGAACCTTTCGGGGCTCCATCGCTTGGTGCCCCACCCCCCGCCGGGGTTCAACACGACGAAATCCCCGATGGGGGCGAGAAGCCGGTCGACGCGCGCGCCGTCCGCTTCGGAAACCTCCAGTTCGAAGGGGGCCCGGAGGCCCGGGTCGGCCCCCGCAAGGCCGGCCAGGAGCCGGTTCAGCTCGGAAACATGGACCGGCGAGGGCGGTCTCGGGAGCGTGCGGTGGTACAGGAGGTGGGCGGGCCATTCGCGCGCGAGCGGGCGGGAAAAGCCGATGCGCGTGTGCGCCCCCGAGAGGAGCCCCAGGAACGCGGACTTCAGGAGCCCCTGGAAG is a window of Acidobacteriota bacterium DNA encoding:
- a CDS encoding glycosyltransferase family 9 protein; translation: MSQGPRILILRLSSLGDILHTLPAFASLRAAFPRARIDWLAAEKCRSLAAAIRGVDRVHVLDARALARFPPDRAAWKRLRGLIRELRAARYDLAIDFQGLLKSAFLGLLSGAHTRIGFSRPLAREWPAHLLYHRTLPRPPSPVHVSELNRLLAGLAGADPGLRAPFELEVSEADGARVDRLLAPIGDFVVLNPGGGWGTKRWSPERFGLLAARIQSELGLETAVTTGPGEEGLYRAIAAVHPSAHHLPLSFIEMIPLLRKARLMVSGDTGPFHLACALAVPVVGIFGPTSPARNGPWHGTRAEGVTRALACSPCYARKCRSGAECMDIAVEEVFAAVAGCLRAEKGGSTLVP